The DNA segment TTCATCGTTCTACTGCTACCACCTCTTGGCATCAGAGCAACCTACCCCGCCGCGCCTCCCTTTCGATCGGCTTTGACAGAGGCGAGTGCCTCGAACGCCCTGGACCCTGAGAGCAACGTAATGCGCATTATGGCGGAAGCACGCGAGAACACACTCTATTGAGAGATACTTGATGGTAGAATCATCTCAAGCGTACTCTTGAAGCAAGATGGCAGCCAATCGCGCTTGACAATTGCAGAAGGACTGACAACAATGTCGGCAGAATAAAGCGCGGCCAGCCGGTTTTTAAGGAGGCGGCGTGGATGTCTCCGAGAATCAGTGAGCAGAAGCGAGAGGCACAGGTTGAACGCATTCTTGAGGCGGCAAGACGATGCTTTGCGCGCAATGGATACCAGAGTACCACCCTAGAGGAAATCAGCATTGAAGCTGGCCTCAGCAAGGGTGGAATCTACACGTACTTCGCGACGAAGGAAAGCATCTTTCTCGCACTTTCCCGAAAGGCTCATGCCGCCAAACTCGACGCCTTACGAGGGACATACGACGAGCGAGACGACGCTTTGCAGAGAATCTTAGCTATGTGGCATCGCATTATCTGGTCTTGGGAATCGCTAGAGGACCAAACCAGGGTCTCCTGGGAGTTTTGGTACCACGTTTCCAGACAGCGAGATGCTGGATTGCTGCGAGTTCTGGAGAAGCAATATGACGACCTCGCCAGACTGTTCAGGGACGCACTGGAAGAGGGTATCAAGCGCGGTGAATTGGACGCCTCCCTCGACGTGGACATGGTGACACGAGTATTCTGGGTATTAACAGATGGACTCGTGGGCTACTGGCTCGCGAGGAATCAAAGGCCCTCGACCGCTGAGCTAACCCGCGTCGAGAGAGTGATCAGCAGACTTGTCAGGCGCTCACTGCCGGCGGCGGGCGACACAGCCGAGCGTTGAGTGTTCTCCACGTGGAGGGAGAGGCGGAGGTCGTCCATGACTCAGGCGCAGCAAGGGAAGTACCCTACCCCTGAGGGCTGGTACACGATCATCCGCCTTCCAGGTTTCGGCCAACTCTGGGGCATACATCTGCTGACATCTGTCGCAGGGCAGTTCCACATCCTTGCACTGACCTGGATTGCAATTGAACTTACCGGGTCTG comes from the Limnochorda pilosa genome and includes:
- a CDS encoding TetR/AcrR family transcriptional regulator, whose translation is MSPRISEQKREAQVERILEAARRCFARNGYQSTTLEEISIEAGLSKGGIYTYFATKESIFLALSRKAHAAKLDALRGTYDERDDALQRILAMWHRIIWSWESLEDQTRVSWEFWYHVSRQRDAGLLRVLEKQYDDLARLFRDALEEGIKRGELDASLDVDMVTRVFWVLTDGLVGYWLARNQRPSTAELTRVERVISRLVRRSLPAAGDTAER